One Spinacia oleracea cultivar Varoflay chromosome 4, BTI_SOV_V1, whole genome shotgun sequence DNA segment encodes these proteins:
- the LOC110800073 gene encoding uncharacterized protein, whose product MFNQQFASSRGLEKQTSNLCRVLQRPDEPLKDYIARFIREKVNVPKCDVPTAIVAFRQGLYGETDLWRDLIKYPCKTFEDAQAKAMAQVRLEETLYSRKGTNDYTKTDRRLPYPKRSNDRLMSHLSKMGKAVQWPPKSSKPNSKKDPSKWCDFHADIGHTTNECVALRREVAYILKNGYLKDVLSDKARGVINKDNSSDISEKHHDGLVISIPVGNCMIKRVLFDNGSSTNVMMLDALKEMGLNPNTDVIKKSTVLIGFSGEAKTTFGEVTLPVYAQGVNQQVKF is encoded by the exons ATGTTCAACCAGCAATTTGCTAGCAGCAGAGGTTTAGAGAAGCAGACAAGCAATCTATGCCGTGTGCTCCAACGCCCAGACGAACCTTTGAAGGACTACATAGCTCGtttcatcagggagaaggtgaATGTTCCAAAATGCGACGTCCCAACTGCAATCGTGGCGTTCAGACAAGGATTGTATGGCGAGACCGACCTATGGAGAGATCTAATCAAATATCCCTGCAAGACATTTGAAGATGCCCAAGCCAAAGCCATGGCCCAAGTCAGGTTGGAAGAAACTCTTTACTCCAGGAAGGGAACCAATGACTACACCAAGACGGACAGACGACTACCTTACCCCAAAAGAAGCAATGATC gtctgatgaGCCACCTTTCAAAGATGGGAAAAGCAGTACAATGGCCCCCGAAATCCAGCAAACCCAACtcgaagaaggatccctcaAAGTGGTGTGACTTCCATGCCGACATTGGTCACACTACCAACGAGTGCGTAGCATTAAGAAGAGAAGTGGCTTACATACTGAAGAACGGATACCTCAAGGACGTCTTGTCGGATAAAGCTCGTGGCGTCATCAACAAAGACAACTCAA GTGACATCTCCGAAAAACATCATGACGGTCTGGTAATATCCATTCCCGTTGGAAACTgtatgatcaaacgagtcctgTTCGACAATGGCAGCTCCACCAACGTTATGATGCTCGACGCCCTTAAGGAAATGGGGCTTAACCCAAACACAGATGTCATCAAGAAATCCACAGTCTTGATAGGATTCAGCGGCGAAGCAAAGACCACCTTTGGAGAAGTCACTCTACCCGTCTACGCCCAAGGGgtcaaccaacaggtaaaattttga